The following is a genomic window from Gymnodinialimonas ceratoperidinii.
CTCGAAATCCTTGGCCGATTGCGCGATGCGCCCAAGCGGCGTGAAGTCGCGATGGACCAAGGCGTCGCCCTTGGCATCCATGACCGCCGAATAGGCCGCCGACGCCTTGGCCATTTCGAGGAAATCCGCAGCGTCCAACCCGATGGCTTCGGCAAAGACCATCCCCTCGGCCAACGCCGCGCGATGCAGACCGAGCACGAGGTTGATGGCAAGCTTGGCGCGGTTACCATTGCCGATCTCGCCCACGTGGAGGAACTGACGGGCCAGCGCGTCAAGCAGCGGTGCCGCACGGGCGACCGCAGCTTCTGCCCCCGCGACAAGAAGCAGAACGTCACCCGCCGCCAGCGCCTTGCTGGTGCCGGAAATCGGCGCCTCGATCAGCGTGATTCCGCGGGCTTGTGCCTTTGTCGCCAGCGGTGCCATCTGATCCGGGTCACATGTGCTCATCGACACCAGAACCGCTTCCGTTCCAGGGGCTTGCGCGATGAGGTCCGCCAATTGTGCGGTGTCGAAGACGCAAGAGAAAACGACGTCCGAAGACCAGATATCCGCGCTATCCGCGAGCGTGCCGCCGAGCGCTTTGAACGCCTTGCATCGCTCGGCACTCGGGTCAGTGCCCGCAACGGCATAGCCTGCCGCAAGCAGACGACCCGCCAGCGCCGTGCCGATCAGGCCGAGGCCGAAAACGCCTACCTTCAGCGCTTTATCATTCACCTCGGGCCTCTTTCGCGAGCCCTTCGAACATCGGGAAAAGGTAGGAGAAATCGGTGCCGCCGTCGCCGCCATCCGTGGCGGTGCGCAAAACGTCGTGGGTGAGGTCGGTGTAGACCGAGGGGCCGCCGAGCGCGTCTGCGAAGCGGCGTGCAAGTCCAAGGTCCTTCTCGAGGTTGGAAATCACCGAACGGCCGTTCATCACGCCGCCGAGGATGTCGCGCGGGAACCGAACCTCGGTCACAAAGCTGCGTGCGTTGCCCGCGTTCAGCACGTCCACGGCACGTGCCACGTCAAGCCCGGCCTTTTCGGCCAGTGTCAGCCCCTCGCAGGTGGCGAGGAATGCGGAATGGAGGATCAGGTTGTGCACGAGCTTCATGGCATGGCCTGCGCCAACCTCGCCCAGGTGGAACCGCTGCGCCGAAATGATGTCGAGCACCGGCGCGATCTGTGCGATCACCTCTGCATCGCCGCCCATCATCAGCGTCAGCTTGCCCGCGTCAGCGCCCGCCGCGCCGCCGGTCATGGCCGCGTCGACATAGGCCAAGCCGCGCGGGCGCAACGTCTCGGCAAGTGCTTTGCTCTGATCGGGGTGGGAGGTTGTCAGATCGACGATGATTTGCCCGTCGTGGGTATCAATTTCCGCCATGACGTCAGCCACTTGCGTGGTGCTTGGCACGACGAACAGCAACACGTCGCAGGCGTCGATGTCATCGCTCACACCCTCGGACAATCCCGCGACCCGGCGCTGGTCGGGCTTGCTGTCGCGCGCGGCATGGAGCTGGCCCGCGCGGTCGAGACAGCGGGCGATGCCGCCTCCCATCTGGCCAAGTCCGACAACGCCGACGCGCATCACGCGTCGTCACCGTTTTGCGCCGCGAGCATGTCCGCAAGGGTCGCCATGGCGTGGTTGGACAGCGGCAGTTCCACCGGATCGCCGGTCGCCGCCGAGATATCCGCCGCGAGGTAGCTCTCCATCACCATGCGGGCATGGCTCGGCGAGACGAGGGGATCGCGGTCCAGCAAGACGGACTCGAGGAAATGGATCGTCTCGGGTCCCATTTGGCCCGCGTACATGTGGTCCACGTGCTCACCGGGCATGGTCGAGAGGGGAAATTGCGTGTGGTTGTCGACGGTGGAGTACCAGTTGTCGCGCGATGTATCGTCGAGGATCAAGGCGCCTTCGGTGCCGGTGATCTCGATCCACGTGCCGCAGTAATTGGGGTAGGCAGGGGGCAGGTTCCAGCCGCCGCCGATGACCACAAGCGTGCCGTTATCCATGTTTACCGTGTTCCACATGCAGTCGTAGGACCCGTTGAGCTCCTCCATGTAGCCATAGGCGCCCTGGCTGTAGACCTTGGTGGGCTTGGCATCGAGCAGCCAGTAGACGAAGTCCAGATCGTGTGTCGATTCCATCGCCGCCGGAGAGAGCTTCACCCGTCCCGCGATCCGCGAGCCGAGGCTCCGCGACAGGTGGCGGCTGACCATGACGTTGACGATCTTGCCAAGCTTGCCTTCAGAGATGGTTTTCTTCGCCCAGGCGATCTTGGGATTGAATCGCTGCGAATAGCCGATGGTGAACTTCACGCCCTTTTCGTTCGCGATATTGATCAGGTCGTCGGCCTCGGCCAGCTCCATGGCGATGGGCTTTTCCAGCAGCACATGCTTACCGGCTTTCAGGCAGTCGCGCGCGATGGGGTAGTGGGTCGGCTCCGGCGTGGTGGAGATATAGACGACCTCGATATTGGGGTTCTTGACGATATCCTGATAATCATCGGTCGCCGTCGCCGGATTGGTCAGCTCGCGGACTTCGGCGAGGCGTTCCGGCTTGATCTCGCAGATATGCAGCTTGTCGACGAGCGCGGATTTCGCGAGCGATTCCGCACGCATACCTCCGCACCAGCCGGTTCCGATGACCGCGACTTCTACCTGTCTCATGCCCACATCCATCCTGTCCAAGTGTTTGATAGTTTGTAGGGAAATGGGCAGGGCGCGGGCAAGCAAGCATTCCTGATAGGGGCTATGCGAACTTCTGAACCCGCCTCAGTCCTCCGAGGTTTCCATCAGCGCATTCCGGGTGGATTTCAGGTGCCGGGTCATGGCCTTAGCTGCGGCAACCCCATCGCGGGATTCCAGCGCCGCGACGATCTCATCGTGCTCATCGAAGGAGTGATACTCCGGCTCGGGGCGTTGTTGAGACGGCGCAAGCCGGCGCCAGACGACGACCTGCCGCACACCGTTGAGGATCTCGGAGAGGGTTTGCAGCAGCGCATTGCCGGAGCCCGCCGCAATCGCGGCGTGGAAGTCGTGATCCAGCGTCTCGTAGGCGGCCCAGGTGGGCGCCGCGCGCATGTCGTCGGACAGCCTGCGCAGGTCGCGAAGCTGTTTCGGACTGGCGTTCACGGCGGCAAGCCGGGTGAGCTCGGGCTCCAGCGCAAGGCGCGCGTCCATGGCGTCGATAGGGGCGGTCGTCTCGGACAGGGTGGCGATGGTCGCCTCCATCCCCCGACCGTTGCGCGCCGCATTGGGCGATTTCGCAAGGAACGTCCCGCGTCCGACGTGCCTTTCCAGCACGCCCTCGGCCTCCAGCACCAGCAGCGCGTTGCGCAGTTCGGCGCGGCTCAGCCCGAGCGTGCTGCTCAACGCCCGCTCCGCGGGCAGGCGCGCGCCCCGTGTCATGTCCGATGTGGCTATCCAGCGGCGCAGTCGGATCAGGTTCTTGTCTTGCAATGGTCGTCCAATCGTTAAAGTCGGCCCCGGAGTGACCTTCGTGCTACCGCGCCAGAAAATTAGCCTCTAAGCTGACTTCCGTGAGGAAAAGGTGTCACGTATGACAGCGATTGGTCAACCAAATCATTGCATGACCGCGCGAAGGTCAGACCTGATCGCGGGGCGACATATGCGCGACCGTCTCTCCGGTCTCGACAAAGGTGCGCGTCACGTCACGCGCGGCGTAGATCCAGAGGATGGTGAGGGGGCCGTCGCCGATGTTGCGGAAGTAGTGCGGCACCTCGGCCGGCACGAAGCTGGTATCCATCGGCCCCAACTGCCGCACCTCTCCGCCGACCATGGCTTCAGCCTCGCCCGAAAGGATCGTGACCTGTTCGGCGCAATTATGCGTGTGCAACGGCGCCGCGGCGCCTGCCGGGAAGACCGTCGTGCCGGTCGTAAACGGCGCGGCATCCGCGACGGATTTGCCGATCATCAACCGTGTCTCGACCCCGTCCCCCCGCGCGAAGGGCTTGATCTCGCCATAGCTGACGATCGTGCCGGTCTCTTGTCCATTTCCCATGATTTTCCCTTTATTCCTGATGAGGTATCCAATGTCTGAACGTGTCGCGCAGAGCGCTTTGCAGGCTTTCATCTCCCGCAGCCTGAGCGCTGTCGGCATGCCCGAGAGTGACGCCGCAAAGGTTGCGGCCCTGATGGCGCAGGCCGATGTGAACGGGCAGGACGGGCACGGCGTTTTCCGCCTGCCCATGTACATCAAACGCATCCGCGCGGGGGGTATGAACATGACCCCGACGTTCAAGCGTCTGTCCGAGCGTCCCGCCACGGCGCTGATCGATGGGGACAACGCGATGGGTCATCTGGTGATGCACCATGCGACCGAACTGGCGATGGAGAAGGCGCGCACCACCGGCGTCGCCTGGGTTGGGGCGCGGATGTCGAACCACGCGGGCCCCGCCGCGCTCTACGCGACGATGCCCGCGCGCGAGAACATGATCGGGCTCTATCTTGCCGTCGGTTCCGCCAACCACATGCCGCCCTGGGGCGGGACGGACATGCTGCTTTCGACCAACCCGATCGCGGTCGCGCTGCCCTCGAAGGATTACCCGCCGATCGTGCTCGACATGGCCACGACCGTCGCCGCCTACGGCAAGGTCAAGACCGCCGCGCAGCGGGGCGAGGAGATGCCGGAGGGCTGGATGATCGACCGCACGGGCGCGCCGCTCACCGATCCCACCCGCGCCTCGGAAGGGTTCCTGCTGCCCATCGGGGGGCCGAAAGGCTACGGGCTGTCGCTGATTTTCGGCATCCTCGCAGGCGTGCTGAACGGCGCGGCGTTCGGGCGCGACGTGGTAGATTTCAACGCCGATGCCACGACGGTGACGAACACCGGGCAGATGATCCTCGCCCTCGATATCGCGGCTTTCGCGGACCCGGACGCCTTCCGTGCGGACATCGACGAGGTCTGGCGGCAGATGAAATCCTCGGCGCGGATGCCGGGCGTGGACGAGATCCGTTTGCCCGGCGAGCGGATGGACCGTGTCAGGCAGGAGCGTGCCAGCAAGGGCATCCCGCTCTCTGACGCGCTGCGCGCGCAGTTGGATGAACTGGCCGGAGAGCTTGGCGTCGCGCCGCTTTAAGCGGCCCGCGCGGGCGTCACGCCACAAGCCGGGTCGGATCACGGAAGTCATCGGGCAGGGGCTTGCGGGTGATCTGGCCGCCTAACGTCAAAGGCATATCCAGCCCCATCTGGCGCAGCGCATACCAATAGCCGACCGCGGTGGACGAGATCACCGGCTTGCCGAGCCGCGCCTCGAGGTCGTCGATCATATCGGCAATCCCGAGCGCGCCGCCCACGTGGAGGATCGTGTCCACCGCGTCGGTATTCACCTTGTCGAATGCGTCATGGATCGCATCAAGCGGCACGTCGATGATCTTGTCAGAGGTCTTGACGTGCAGCCAAGCGGTCTCGGGCACGTCAAAGCCATGGGCACGGTAAAAGCCGCGCGCGCTTTCGGAATATTCCTCGGACATCGGGGAAATGAGGCCAATCCGCTTGGCGCCCATGAGCTTGAGGGCGGCGACGCAGGCGTCTCCGGCGGTGACGATCGGAACGCCGGGCAGGGCGGCGGCAAGGTCGGCACGGTAGGCGATCTGGCGGTCCAGAGACCAATTCCGCATCTCGACCGAATTTGCGCAGAGCACCATGTCGGGCCAGCACCCCCGCGCCTGCCCCATGATCGAGACCATCGCCTCCGGCACCTTGTCCTGCACCGAGATATCAAACCGGTAGGTCTGGTTGCTCACACCCTCGGGGCGCAGCATCTCGTGCTCGGGCTGCATGTTGGAATTCTGTTGCGGGATCATCAGCGCCAGGACGCCCTTGGGTCCGTATCTGTCAGGCACGGGCAATCTCCACACATGTTAGGGAAGGGGGGTGCAGGGGCCGCGTGGGCGCGGCCCCCGCGAGTATCGCTTATTGCGACGTCAGCTCATTCACGAGCGCTTCGTAGGCGACGCTTTGCTCGGCGCGCATGGCCTCGTATTCATCGCCGGTGATGATGTCGATGTTCTCACCCAGACGACCCATCATGCGGTTGAAGGTGGTGTCCTCGCCCAGGGCCTCGAAGGCCTCGCGCAGGGTGGTCAAAGCCTCCTCAGGGGTGTCGGCCGGGGCCAGAACCACGCGGTGCATGAAGCCCACGTCGCCTTCCACGCCCACCTCGGAGAAGGTCGGAACGTCGTCGTAGATCCGCTCGGGCCCGGCGGTCGCCAAGATGCGGATGGTGCCCGCATCAAGATGGGAGCCGAGCGACGAGGGGAAGCCCATCGTTACATCTGCGTCGCCTGCCAAAAGCGCCTGCAGAGCCGGTCCGCCGCCCTGATAAGGCACGAGGTTCCACGACATATCAAGGGCTTGCATGAACTGAGCCGCGGGCACAAACAGCGCGCCCCAGTTGCCCGAATGGGCCATCTGGATGCTGCCGGGGTTCTCGCGCGAGGCCTCGATCAGGTCGTCCATGGTCTCGTAGGGGCTGTCCGCGCGCACGGCGATCGCGATGGGCGCGTAGTTGACCCGGGCCACGGTCACGAAATCCTCGGAGGGATTGTAGGGCAGGTTCTCGACGTGCTGCTGCAGCATGTCGATATAGTTGTGGGTGAAGAGCAGCGTGTAGCCATCGGCGGGCGCGTTCGCCACTTCCTGCGTCCCGAGCTGACCGCCGGCACCGGGGGAAAGGCGCACAATGACGGCCTGCTCCAGGTAGCTCGGAATGATCGAAGTGATGACCCGTGCGTTCAAATCATGGGAGCCTCCCGCTCCCAGTGGAATGACCATGGTGATCGGGCGTTCAGGATAGTCCGATTGGGCCGTGGCGCCGGAAGCTGTCAGGGCCGCGCCCGTGACCGCCAATGCGGCTGCGAGTTTCTTCATCATGTCTTGTCTCCCTTTGGTTAAATGTGGAAGGCGCCGCATCGCTGCGCCGCCCTCCTTCTCATGCGATTGTCTTGGGTCTGCCGTAGAGCCGCTTCCACAGCACGTAGCCGAGGACCGGGGTCGCGAGCAGGATCATCAGAGCGCCGATGCGCTGTGTGGCGAAGAAGCCTACCGGATCGCCGTTCGACATCGCGACGGTCTGACCGAAGGCGTATTCCATCGATGGCCCGAGGATGAAGCCCATCACCATGGGCATCACGTCGAACTTCGCGGCCTTCGCGATGATCCCGAAAAGGCCGAAGGCCACGAGGATCAGCAGGTCGGTGGCGTCGGAGCGGAACACATAGGTTCCCGCGAAGGCGAACATGATCACGATGGGGATCAGGATCGAGGTCTTGATCGTGACCAGCCGCGAGAAGAACGGGATCGCGAGGTAACCGATCACCACGAAGAGCAGGTTTGCCAGCACCATCGCGACGAGGATCGCGAAAACGGTCGCGCCCTGGGTCTCGAAAAGCTCCGGCCCCGGCCGCAGACCCTGCGCCACGAAGGCGCCCAGAAGGATCGCGGTGACGTTGTCGCCGGGAATGCCGAGGGTCAGCAGCGGCACCAGCGTCGGTCCGTTCACCGCGTTGTTGGCGGCCTCTGCGGCGGCGACGCCCTCCAGCTCACCCTCCCCGAAGGTCTCGGGGTGGGATGAGGCGTTCTTGGCCGCCGAATAGCCCATCAGCGCCGCCACGATCTGTCCGAGGCCGGGGATGATGCCGATGCCGGTGCCGATCAATGTCGAGCGGCCGATGGTGCGGACGCAGCGGCGGAACTCGTGGAACTTCAGGCGCTCGCCCATCAGGGCAGCCAGTTTGCGGCCCTTCTCGTTGCGGATCACGACCGAGGCGACCTCGGGGATGGCGAAGACACCGATCAGCATCGGCAGCAGCGGAATGCCGGAACGCAGATCGAACAGCCCGAAGGTGAAGCGTTCCACGCCGCCGAGCGGGTCGGTGCCGATGAAGGACAGCCAGAGGCCGAACATCATCATGATCAGGCCCTTCACCGGGTTCGCGGCCGAGGTCGCGGCGATGATCACGAGGCTCATGAGCAGGACCGCGAA
Proteins encoded in this region:
- a CDS encoding NAD(P)-dependent oxidoreductase; the encoded protein is MNDKALKVGVFGLGLIGTALAGRLLAAGYAVAGTDPSAERCKAFKALGGTLADSADIWSSDVVFSCVFDTAQLADLIAQAPGTEAVLVSMSTCDPDQMAPLATKAQARGITLIEAPISGTSKALAAGDVLLLVAGAEAAVARAAPLLDALARQFLHVGEIGNGNRAKLAINLVLGLHRAALAEGMVFAEAIGLDAADFLEMAKASAAYSAVMDAKGDALVHRDFTPLGRIAQSAKDFELIRDQAKAAGQGLPFTGTYLDMMRDALAAGEGDLDNAAVLLPISRAVPEG
- a CDS encoding Ldh family oxidoreductase is translated as MSERVAQSALQAFISRSLSAVGMPESDAAKVAALMAQADVNGQDGHGVFRLPMYIKRIRAGGMNMTPTFKRLSERPATALIDGDNAMGHLVMHHATELAMEKARTTGVAWVGARMSNHAGPAALYATMPARENMIGLYLAVGSANHMPPWGGTDMLLSTNPIAVALPSKDYPPIVLDMATTVAAYGKVKTAAQRGEEMPEGWMIDRTGAPLTDPTRASEGFLLPIGGPKGYGLSLIFGILAGVLNGAAFGRDVVDFNADATTVTNTGQMILALDIAAFADPDAFRADIDEVWRQMKSSARMPGVDEIRLPGERMDRVRQERASKGIPLSDALRAQLDELAGELGVAPL
- a CDS encoding cupin domain-containing protein, giving the protein MGNGQETGTIVSYGEIKPFARGDGVETRLMIGKSVADAAPFTTGTTVFPAGAAAPLHTHNCAEQVTILSGEAEAMVGGEVRQLGPMDTSFVPAEVPHYFRNIGDGPLTILWIYAARDVTRTFVETGETVAHMSPRDQV
- a CDS encoding Bug family tripartite tricarboxylate transporter substrate binding protein, which produces MMKKLAAALAVTGAALTASGATAQSDYPERPITMVIPLGAGGSHDLNARVITSIIPSYLEQAVIVRLSPGAGGQLGTQEVANAPADGYTLLFTHNYIDMLQQHVENLPYNPSEDFVTVARVNYAPIAIAVRADSPYETMDDLIEASRENPGSIQMAHSGNWGALFVPAAQFMQALDMSWNLVPYQGGGPALQALLAGDADVTMGFPSSLGSHLDAGTIRILATAGPERIYDDVPTFSEVGVEGDVGFMHRVVLAPADTPEEALTTLREAFEALGEDTTFNRMMGRLGENIDIITGDEYEAMRAEQSVAYEALVNELTSQ
- a CDS encoding tripartite tricarboxylate transporter permease: MLDQFIEGFGMAMRLDTVTMVAIGLFAGMLVGSLPGFTTLMAMAILLPISFFMDPLVGIPFLLGIYKGGIFGGSVPAILLSMPGTGAAVATSRDGYKLTQKGQSRKALDMALFSSASGDTFSDIFTILMIFPIAFLVMQFGPPELFAVLLMSLVIIAATSAANPVKGLIMMMFGLWLSFIGTDPLGGVERFTFGLFDLRSGIPLLPMLIGVFAIPEVASVVIRNEKGRKLAALMGERLKFHEFRRCVRTIGRSTLIGTGIGIIPGLGQIVAALMGYSAAKNASSHPETFGEGELEGVAAAEAANNAVNGPTLVPLLTLGIPGDNVTAILLGAFVAQGLRPGPELFETQGATVFAILVAMVLANLLFVVIGYLAIPFFSRLVTIKTSILIPIVIMFAFAGTYVFRSDATDLLILVAFGLFGIIAKAAKFDVMPMVMGFILGPSMEYAFGQTVAMSNGDPVGFFATQRIGALMILLATPVLGYVLWKRLYGRPKTIA
- a CDS encoding Gfo/Idh/MocA family protein, encoding MRQVEVAVIGTGWCGGMRAESLAKSALVDKLHICEIKPERLAEVRELTNPATATDDYQDIVKNPNIEVVYISTTPEPTHYPIARDCLKAGKHVLLEKPIAMELAEADDLINIANEKGVKFTIGYSQRFNPKIAWAKKTISEGKLGKIVNVMVSRHLSRSLGSRIAGRVKLSPAAMESTHDLDFVYWLLDAKPTKVYSQGAYGYMEELNGSYDCMWNTVNMDNGTLVVIGGGWNLPPAYPNYCGTWIEITGTEGALILDDTSRDNWYSTVDNHTQFPLSTMPGEHVDHMYAGQMGPETIHFLESVLLDRDPLVSPSHARMVMESYLAADISAATGDPVELPLSNHAMATLADMLAAQNGDDA
- a CDS encoding maleate cis-trans isomerase family protein — protein: MPDRYGPKGVLALMIPQQNSNMQPEHEMLRPEGVSNQTYRFDISVQDKVPEAMVSIMGQARGCWPDMVLCANSVEMRNWSLDRQIAYRADLAAALPGVPIVTAGDACVAALKLMGAKRIGLISPMSEEYSESARGFYRAHGFDVPETAWLHVKTSDKIIDVPLDAIHDAFDKVNTDAVDTILHVGGALGIADMIDDLEARLGKPVISSTAVGYWYALRQMGLDMPLTLGGQITRKPLPDDFRDPTRLVA
- a CDS encoding FadR/GntR family transcriptional regulator; the encoded protein is MQDKNLIRLRRWIATSDMTRGARLPAERALSSTLGLSRAELRNALLVLEAEGVLERHVGRGTFLAKSPNAARNGRGMEATIATLSETTAPIDAMDARLALEPELTRLAAVNASPKQLRDLRRLSDDMRAAPTWAAYETLDHDFHAAIAAGSGNALLQTLSEILNGVRQVVVWRRLAPSQQRPEPEYHSFDEHDEIVAALESRDGVAAAKAMTRHLKSTRNALMETSED
- a CDS encoding NAD(P)-dependent oxidoreductase, translated to MRVGVVGLGQMGGGIARCLDRAGQLHAARDSKPDQRRVAGLSEGVSDDIDACDVLLFVVPSTTQVADVMAEIDTHDGQIIVDLTTSHPDQSKALAETLRPRGLAYVDAAMTGGAAGADAGKLTLMMGGDAEVIAQIAPVLDIISAQRFHLGEVGAGHAMKLVHNLILHSAFLATCEGLTLAEKAGLDVARAVDVLNAGNARSFVTEVRFPRDILGGVMNGRSVISNLEKDLGLARRFADALGGPSVYTDLTHDVLRTATDGGDGGTDFSYLFPMFEGLAKEARGE